Proteins from one Leptonema illini DSM 21528 genomic window:
- a CDS encoding type II CAAX endopeptidase family protein, producing MGLFMLFFLSLVFILAIVGSGIVQTVVLSLNILPVSKFDILKLTMAPGFMAAAFLCALLSLRYLPGKGRLNGPAYLAIGLLPLLLQIVATPLYNLSLMLFPPGELFFSLMETLKPTGHPLDTFGAFFSIVLVGPICEEFVFRGVMMERALRERRNVHMIVLLQALLFGIAHMNPWQFFYAVAFGALFGYLRVWSGGISLTVLLHIFVNGWSVLSMYVSLPLFQEADDGRPVPIEWWLVLLALAIGAGLVFALYRRRQLPVEESAVS from the coding sequence GTGGGCCTTTTCATGCTATTTTTTCTGAGCCTGGTCTTCATCCTGGCGATCGTCGGTTCTGGCATCGTGCAGACCGTCGTACTCTCGCTGAACATCCTGCCCGTCAGCAAGTTCGATATTCTGAAGCTCACGATGGCTCCGGGCTTCATGGCAGCGGCTTTCCTCTGTGCCCTGCTCTCGCTTCGGTATCTGCCCGGAAAAGGTCGACTGAATGGACCCGCTTATCTGGCCATCGGCCTGCTTCCCCTGCTTTTGCAGATCGTCGCCACTCCGCTTTACAACCTCTCGTTAATGCTCTTCCCGCCGGGTGAGCTCTTCTTCTCGCTCATGGAAACATTGAAGCCGACCGGACATCCTCTCGATACGTTTGGAGCTTTTTTCTCGATCGTGCTCGTCGGGCCGATCTGTGAGGAGTTCGTCTTTCGCGGGGTGATGATGGAGCGCGCCCTTCGCGAAAGGCGTAACGTTCATATGATCGTACTGCTTCAGGCGCTTCTTTTTGGAATCGCCCACATGAATCCCTGGCAGTTCTTCTATGCCGTAGCCTTCGGAGCCTTGTTCGGTTATCTACGCGTATGGAGCGGTGGAATCTCTTTGACCGTTCTGCTTCACATTTTCGTTAACGGATGGTCTGTGCTTAGCATGTACGTATCTCTGCCCCTATTTCAGGAGGCCGACGACGGGCGGCCCGTTCCGATCGAATGGTGGCTCGTTCTGCTCGCACTGGCAATCGGCGCAGGCCTGGTTTTTGCGTTATACAGAAGACGGCAGCTGCCTGTAGAGGAGTCCGCCGTTAGCTGA
- a CDS encoding zinc-dependent alcohol dehydrogenase family protein, whose protein sequence is MQAYIFEKFGREKLKMVERPVPEPASDEIVLKMKAVSLNFRDLLMVEGNYNPRMKLPVVPCSDGVGVVSAVGSNVKDWKIGERAMPVFAPGWYDGDPERTHLRGAIGGPADGTLQQYMRLKAVDAVKAPEHLTDEEAATLPCAGLTAWSALVEKGPVKAGEQILALGTGGVSVFALQFGVMFGAEVVITSGSDDKLARAKELGARHCINYKTQPNWEKEVARITRLRGVDHVIEVGGMGTLERSVKSVRPGGSIYLIGVLAGRSAPVDLTPVLMQNIRIQGVVVGHRRAFNEMNRAIELHGMRPVVDRVFSFGEAQAAFDYLRSGSHFGKVCIRVD, encoded by the coding sequence ATGCAGGCATATATTTTCGAGAAGTTCGGTAGAGAAAAGCTGAAGATGGTGGAGCGTCCCGTTCCCGAGCCCGCTTCCGACGAGATCGTTTTGAAGATGAAGGCGGTTTCGCTGAATTTTCGTGATCTGCTGATGGTGGAGGGGAATTACAATCCGCGCATGAAGCTGCCCGTCGTTCCCTGTTCCGATGGCGTAGGAGTCGTCAGCGCCGTCGGTTCTAACGTGAAAGACTGGAAGATCGGCGAACGCGCCATGCCCGTTTTTGCTCCAGGCTGGTATGACGGCGATCCGGAACGGACACATCTGCGTGGAGCGATCGGTGGACCGGCCGATGGAACGTTGCAACAGTATATGCGCCTCAAGGCAGTCGATGCCGTGAAGGCGCCCGAGCATCTGACTGATGAAGAGGCGGCGACGTTACCCTGTGCGGGACTAACGGCATGGTCGGCCCTTGTGGAAAAGGGACCGGTAAAGGCCGGCGAGCAGATTCTGGCCCTTGGAACAGGTGGGGTGTCGGTCTTTGCCCTTCAGTTCGGGGTGATGTTTGGCGCCGAGGTCGTGATTACGTCGGGCTCGGATGATAAGCTCGCCAGAGCGAAAGAGCTGGGCGCCCGTCACTGCATCAACTATAAGACGCAGCCGAACTGGGAGAAGGAGGTAGCCCGCATCACCAGGCTGCGCGGCGTCGACCATGTGATCGAGGTAGGCGGAATGGGCACGCTCGAGCGTTCGGTGAAAAGCGTGCGTCCGGGAGGCTCGATCTATCTGATCGGAGTCCTGGCCGGCCGTTCGGCTCCGGTCGATCTGACGCCGGTGTTGATGCAGAACATTCGCATTCAGGGCGTTGTTGTGGGGCATCGTCGCGCCTTTAACGAGATGAACCGAGCGATAGAGCTTCACGGCATGCGCCCCGTTGTTGATCGAGTTTTCTCGTTTGGCGAGGCACAGGCGGCATTCGACTATCTGCGTTCCGGTTCACATTTCGGTAAGGTCTGTATTCGAGTCGACTGA
- a CDS encoding ribonuclease HI family protein yields the protein MEFYLFCDGASRGNPGPAACAAIIYKNSPDSDALLRLGKVLGTATNNVAEYQGLILGLEGLLDHLAKDGVAPASVSLHIRMDSELIIRQLTGQYKVKHEAMKPLFARAKGMLSQFAAVRPEHVRREFNKEADQLANRHLDGLA from the coding sequence GTGGAATTCTATCTTTTCTGTGACGGCGCTTCGCGCGGAAACCCGGGCCCCGCTGCCTGTGCCGCTATTATCTATAAAAATTCGCCCGATTCTGACGCCCTGCTCCGGCTTGGAAAGGTACTGGGGACGGCCACCAACAACGTAGCCGAGTACCAGGGCCTGATCCTTGGCCTTGAGGGCCTCCTGGATCATCTCGCGAAAGACGGAGTGGCCCCTGCCTCTGTGTCCTTGCACATTCGCATGGATTCCGAGCTGATCATAAGGCAGCTGACGGGTCAGTATAAGGTTAAGCATGAGGCGATGAAGCCGCTTTTCGCGAGAGCGAAGGGCATGCTCTCACAGTTTGCCGCAGTCCGGCCCGAGCATGTGCGGCGCGAATTCAATAAAGAAGCCGACCAGCTCGCAAACAGGCACCTTGACGGCCTGGCCTGA
- a CDS encoding porin OmpL1 produces the protein MRNARKLLALAVVSLAATSVHAEGSYLGLGLGLQFDLGDLGGTITKDGLDSNTPGRQMIVAENKLDVLSKSSIMRVEQNSAMTGGILSIFWEKEGQNSFWRVGVDHTRKIMGGHTEATFIGHKMIDMTWSYQATHIPFYWGMKAGVGESASVYGGLGLHYYRGGWGIDGDSNGQLLYELSGGAISVGPHSNQYILTQGQTHAGGAGNNFPVIGEQVRFDVNGIGFNFLVGIERKLQSGNKTYFEIEHVIGGKMDNAPVRTYGTVSSLASTGSLSYPINLSGTRFKFGYKIAM, from the coding sequence ATGAGAAATGCCAGAAAGCTCCTCGCGCTGGCCGTCGTCTCTTTAGCGGCGACGAGTGTTCATGCTGAGGGTTCTTACCTCGGTCTTGGCCTTGGTCTTCAGTTCGACCTTGGCGACCTTGGTGGAACGATTACAAAAGACGGCCTGGATTCAAACACACCGGGCAGGCAGATGATCGTCGCCGAAAACAAACTCGATGTGCTTTCAAAATCAAGCATCATGCGAGTTGAACAGAACAGCGCCATGACCGGCGGTATTCTGTCAATTTTCTGGGAGAAAGAAGGCCAGAACTCCTTCTGGAGAGTTGGTGTTGATCATACTCGCAAGATCATGGGCGGACATACTGAAGCAACCTTCATCGGCCACAAGATGATCGATATGACCTGGTCCTATCAGGCCACTCATATTCCTTTCTACTGGGGAATGAAGGCAGGTGTAGGCGAGTCGGCTTCGGTCTATGGCGGTCTCGGTCTGCACTACTACCGTGGCGGCTGGGGCATCGACGGCGATTCTAACGGGCAGCTTCTGTATGAACTGAGCGGTGGTGCTATCTCTGTCGGTCCGCACTCCAACCAGTATATCCTGACCCAGGGTCAGACACATGCTGGTGGCGCTGGTAACAACTTCCCGGTAATCGGCGAACAGGTACGATTCGACGTCAACGGCATCGGTTTCAACTTCCTTGTTGGTATCGAGCGCAAGCTGCAGTCGGGTAACAAAACCTACTTCGAGATCGAGCACGTAATCGGTGGCAAGATGGACAACGCTCCGGTGCGTACCTATGGTACGGTCAGTTCGCTGGCTTCTACTGGTAGCCTCTCGTATCCGATCAACCTGAGCGGTACTCGCTTCAAGTTCGGCTACAAGATCGCGATGTAA
- a CDS encoding LIC_13246 family protein, which produces MKYEVNPSSACDLRHLLDVEPFQQILGLLLRFDERTNLAGLDHSHFMRRAVSVAQPSAVTVLLGRLEDGLFYVCVRLDTKGGQLRTSWLHEDDIYREREEVADDAEHPVHQMLCLTDLYARAVPISEADFFRLESGGQIPQTQ; this is translated from the coding sequence ATGAAATATGAAGTCAATCCATCCTCTGCCTGCGATTTGCGGCATTTGCTCGATGTCGAACCGTTCCAGCAGATACTCGGCCTGCTGCTTCGCTTTGATGAACGGACGAATCTTGCCGGTCTCGATCATTCACACTTCATGCGCCGCGCCGTATCGGTCGCACAGCCCTCCGCTGTAACGGTGCTTCTCGGCCGACTCGAAGACGGTCTTTTCTATGTCTGTGTTCGCCTTGACACAAAGGGAGGCCAGCTGCGGACCTCCTGGCTGCACGAAGACGATATCTACAGGGAGCGCGAAGAGGTCGCCGACGACGCCGAGCATCCGGTGCATCAGATGCTCTGTTTAACGGACCTCTATGCCCGTGCCGTGCCGATCAGCGAGGCCGATTTCTTTCGGCTCGAATCGGGCGGGCAAATACCGCAAACGCAATAA
- a CDS encoding pseudouridine synthase, with the protein MATSFHKELFALRPLVSIVFTGPGVFSWHNSQPVILLVQEMGDPNEKKSDSGVEEAEFRHVELVVDRFQAGRRMDLLLTARYPALSRSSWQQRINDGEVTLNEKPTRPSRVVHEGEVIRFSYRMRPEPDVDRNIGIIYEDDDLLVIDKPGDLPIHASGGYRKNTLNEVLIELFRSRGQEDFVCRPAHRLDRETSGLIVYTKSTQMARKVTKAFLSGEVDKYYTVFVFGSFAEIRSCEGWIGPDGGSTVRRKQRYHEGEPGPDDVRCRTDFERIQEVTIDGRLITALKARLFTGRMHQIRATLCSLGYPVVGDRLYGPDETIYLRRLEDAETEADARTLLLKRTALHCTRLEFRHPRTGQRLLLESPLPDSLVTLLTPDASQDS; encoded by the coding sequence ATGGCAACTTCCTTTCATAAAGAGTTGTTCGCCCTTCGGCCTCTCGTCAGTATCGTGTTCACAGGCCCGGGCGTTTTCAGCTGGCATAACAGCCAGCCTGTTATCCTTCTGGTTCAGGAAATGGGCGATCCGAACGAAAAAAAATCCGACTCCGGCGTAGAAGAGGCGGAATTTCGACACGTTGAGCTTGTCGTTGATCGCTTCCAGGCCGGGCGCCGCATGGATCTTCTTTTGACCGCACGGTATCCGGCTCTGTCGCGCTCGTCCTGGCAGCAGAGAATCAACGACGGCGAGGTGACCCTGAATGAAAAACCGACCCGCCCTTCAAGGGTTGTTCATGAAGGAGAGGTGATTCGATTCTCTTATAGAATGCGCCCGGAGCCCGATGTGGATCGCAACATCGGCATCATCTATGAAGACGACGATCTGCTCGTCATCGACAAGCCCGGCGACCTGCCCATCCATGCCTCGGGCGGTTATCGAAAGAATACGTTGAACGAGGTTCTCATCGAACTATTTCGCAGTCGTGGACAGGAGGACTTCGTCTGCCGGCCGGCGCACCGGCTGGATCGTGAAACCTCGGGCCTGATCGTGTATACGAAATCGACGCAGATGGCTCGCAAGGTGACGAAGGCCTTTCTCTCAGGCGAGGTTGATAAGTACTATACGGTCTTTGTGTTCGGCAGCTTTGCTGAAATCCGCAGCTGTGAAGGATGGATCGGGCCCGATGGCGGTTCGACCGTTCGGCGCAAACAGCGTTACCATGAAGGCGAACCGGGCCCCGATGATGTCCGCTGCCGCACAGATTTTGAACGCATCCAGGAGGTCACGATCGATGGTCGTCTTATCACGGCGCTGAAGGCCCGCCTTTTCACGGGGCGTATGCATCAGATTCGCGCCACGCTCTGCAGCCTCGGTTATCCTGTCGTCGGGGATCGCCTGTACGGACCGGACGAAACGATCTACCTCAGACGGTTAGAAGACGCCGAAACCGAAGCCGATGCCAGAACACTTCTTCTTAAAAGAACGGCGCTACACTGCACGCGCCTCGAATTCCGGCATCCTCGCACCGGGCAGCGGCTTCTTCTTGAAAGCCCCCTGCCCGATTCTCTTGTAACATTGCTGACTCCGGACGCCTCACAGGATAGCTGA
- a CDS encoding lysophospholipid acyltransferase family protein, which produces MNTVASILFWMFFAVTCILFFPVAVLIRAITGLFDRRLVLLHRFTSFWASLYTWLNPFWRVTLVKKTRIDPRKPYMMISNHQSMVDIFALFRTFFHFKWVSKSENFKFPFIGWNMRLNRYIEIDRGTTRGSVSMMRKAEATLKEGSSVFIFPEGTRSRSGELGSFKRGAFELAKKLEIPILPVVLDGSSKALPVGSFILKGLHRIRIHVLDPIPIEKVKALSVDELIELSREIIQTELQKMRAQLTGPMPS; this is translated from the coding sequence ATGAATACCGTAGCATCCATCCTTTTCTGGATGTTTTTCGCAGTGACCTGCATACTGTTTTTTCCTGTCGCCGTCCTGATCCGTGCTATTACGGGTCTGTTTGACCGACGACTGGTGCTTCTTCATCGCTTCACATCGTTCTGGGCCTCTCTTTATACATGGTTGAATCCGTTCTGGAGGGTGACTCTTGTAAAAAAGACGAGGATCGATCCCCGGAAGCCGTATATGATGATCTCGAATCATCAATCGATGGTCGATATCTTCGCTCTGTTTCGCACGTTCTTTCACTTCAAGTGGGTGAGTAAGTCCGAAAACTTCAAATTCCCGTTTATCGGCTGGAATATGCGCCTGAACCGCTATATCGAAATCGATCGCGGCACAACACGGGGAAGCGTCAGCATGATGCGCAAGGCCGAGGCCACTCTCAAAGAAGGCAGCTCGGTTTTCATCTTTCCCGAAGGAACGAGATCGCGAAGCGGCGAGCTGGGTTCTTTTAAGAGAGGAGCCTTCGAGCTGGCAAAGAAGCTTGAGATTCCCATCCTGCCTGTCGTGCTTGACGGTTCTTCAAAGGCGCTTCCGGTGGGCAGCTTCATCCTGAAAGGCCTGCATCGCATTCGTATTCATGTGCTTGATCCGATCCCGATTGAGAAGGTGAAGGCGCTTTCGGTCGATGAGCTGATCGAGCTGTCCCGAGAGATCATCCAGACCGAACTGCAGAAGATGCGGGCCCAGCTTACAGGACCGATGCCTTCTTGA
- a CDS encoding potassium channel family protein → MLRKKICVIGIGDFGRAVVSRLYEEGHEVTAIDKDLDTIEEIKDECTHAVCLDSTDEKALVAQSIDEMDVVILASAESFETLVVTTDILKRHCRGDIIVRYRTGMQRKVLTMIGVKNLFNPEKAAAENMAEQLSHQSIRRSMILSDEYKLVEAVAPRVYEAQPLLRTNIKKEYNLNIVTIKRQEKGKETILGIPDGDTIIHEGDILVLFGTLDDIEKFLNDHG, encoded by the coding sequence ATGCTTAGAAAAAAGATATGCGTTATAGGTATCGGCGATTTCGGCAGAGCGGTCGTCAGCCGTCTTTACGAAGAGGGACATGAGGTTACCGCCATCGATAAGGACCTCGACACGATCGAAGAGATCAAAGACGAATGCACGCATGCCGTCTGCCTCGATTCCACCGACGAGAAGGCCCTTGTCGCGCAGAGCATCGACGAGATGGATGTCGTTATCCTCGCATCGGCCGAGAGTTTTGAAACCCTTGTCGTCACGACCGATATATTGAAACGACACTGTCGGGGCGATATTATCGTTCGCTACAGAACGGGAATGCAGCGCAAAGTGCTTACGATGATCGGCGTGAAGAACCTTTTTAATCCTGAGAAAGCGGCCGCCGAGAACATGGCCGAGCAGCTCAGTCATCAGTCTATACGAAGAAGTATGATTCTGTCAGATGAATACAAACTTGTGGAGGCTGTCGCTCCTCGCGTGTATGAGGCGCAGCCGCTTCTTCGCACCAATATCAAGAAAGAATACAACCTGAATATTGTGACGATCAAGCGTCAGGAAAAAGGCAAAGAGACCATCCTCGGAATCCCGGACGGTGATACGATCATTCATGAAGGCGATATCCTCGTTCTCTTTGGAACGCTTGATGATATCGAGAAATTTTTGAATGATCATGGTTGA
- a CDS encoding TrkH family potassium uptake protein, giving the protein MTSEPKDSGSPTGWKPSGIDSFHLLLYRIGQKYRNHLLPYFRILFALSGLISGAVLILDFGFEYPKKYEILVFLTVQIVLFIFVLYEFLGWLFTDGTFREHLRQHRVELILAVIVAVQLIFRDVFVDFFFERDSKEGGERAALLFLAGSQLLFFLNQVIHASRKAGFLQSMKIHPSVVFMQSFTIIIIIGTALLRMPKASLPEIPLIDLLFTAVSATCVTGLATFDITTGLTRTGQVILLGLIQVGGLGLMTLTSFFSFYLAGRASLTQQVFMKELLSEDSVAEAKKIIRSIALMTFSIEAFGAINLFFSIPSTLVPDSGDRLFIAIFTSISAFCNAGFSLFPDSLYNLSLHSSYSIYTVMLLILFGGLGFPVLRDIVSVLRPRRRGVMPRRLEFTSRIVLITTGILLVVGFFGFIILEDDGVLAGLSTEQYWLHSLFYTVTPRTAGFNTIAVSEFGIPLTFFTLLLMWIGASPVSTAGGIKTTTMAVAVIHIFNLLRGKTRIEIFKRSISETTIIRAYSTVLLSLMVIFAGIFAMSIFERKEFLDIAFEVVSAYGTVGLSRGITADLTVPSKITLSLIMLIGRVGVLTFLISIVPAAKEERYRYPSEYVVVG; this is encoded by the coding sequence ATGACTTCGGAGCCGAAGGATTCAGGCTCGCCGACGGGTTGGAAGCCGTCAGGGATCGATTCTTTTCACCTGCTGCTGTACAGGATCGGTCAGAAATACCGCAATCATCTGTTACCCTACTTTCGTATTCTTTTCGCCCTTTCTGGCCTGATTTCCGGAGCGGTATTGATTCTCGATTTCGGTTTCGAGTATCCAAAGAAGTATGAGATCCTCGTTTTTCTTACAGTTCAGATCGTGCTTTTCATCTTTGTGCTCTACGAGTTTCTCGGCTGGCTTTTTACCGACGGAACGTTCCGGGAGCATCTGCGCCAGCACAGGGTTGAGCTGATACTGGCGGTTATCGTCGCCGTTCAATTGATCTTTCGCGACGTTTTCGTAGATTTCTTTTTTGAAAGGGATTCTAAAGAAGGAGGAGAGAGAGCGGCGTTACTCTTTCTCGCCGGTTCGCAGCTGCTTTTTTTTCTGAATCAGGTCATCCATGCCTCTCGCAAGGCGGGCTTTTTGCAGAGCATGAAAATCCACCCGTCTGTCGTTTTCATGCAGAGCTTCACCATAATCATTATAATCGGGACGGCTCTTCTGCGCATGCCGAAGGCCTCTTTACCTGAGATACCGCTTATCGATCTGCTTTTTACCGCCGTTTCGGCAACCTGTGTGACGGGCCTGGCAACCTTTGATATTACGACAGGACTGACAAGAACGGGTCAGGTCATTCTGCTCGGTCTGATCCAGGTCGGAGGTCTGGGCCTCATGACGCTGACCTCATTCTTCTCTTTCTACCTGGCCGGTCGGGCCAGCCTTACGCAGCAGGTCTTTATGAAGGAGCTGCTCAGCGAGGATTCCGTTGCTGAAGCGAAAAAGATCATTCGCAGTATCGCACTCATGACTTTTTCAATTGAGGCCTTCGGTGCGATCAATCTTTTCTTCTCGATTCCTTCCACGCTTGTTCCTGATTCGGGCGACCGCCTTTTTATCGCCATCTTTACCAGTATCAGCGCATTCTGTAACGCCGGGTTCAGCCTGTTCCCTGATAGCCTGTATAACCTTTCTCTGCATTCCTCGTATTCGATTTATACGGTTATGCTGCTGATTCTGTTCGGCGGCCTGGGCTTCCCCGTGCTTCGTGATATCGTATCGGTGTTGCGACCCAGACGGCGCGGCGTCATGCCTCGCCGACTCGAGTTTACTTCGCGCATCGTGTTGATTACGACAGGCATCTTGCTCGTCGTCGGCTTTTTCGGTTTCATCATACTCGAAGATGACGGAGTGCTGGCCGGCCTTTCCACGGAGCAGTACTGGCTTCATTCGCTTTTTTATACGGTTACGCCGCGAACCGCCGGTTTCAATACGATTGCAGTATCGGAATTCGGCATTCCACTTACCTTTTTTACGTTGCTTCTCATGTGGATCGGCGCATCTCCCGTGTCGACGGCCGGTGGCATCAAGACGACGACGATGGCCGTAGCCGTGATTCACATCTTCAATCTTCTGCGCGGAAAGACCCGTATCGAGATATTCAAGCGGTCGATCAGCGAAACGACGATCATCCGAGCGTACTCGACCGTGTTACTTTCTCTCATGGTAATTTTCGCTGGTATTTTCGCCATGTCCATTTTCGAGAGAAAGGAATTTCTCGACATTGCCTTTGAGGTGGTATCGGCTTATGGAACAGTCGGCCTCTCGCGCGGCATTACGGCGGACCTGACAGTACCGTCGAAGATCACTCTCAGTTTGATTATGTTAATCGGCCGAGTCGGCGTTCTGACGTTCTTGATTTCGATCGTTCCTGCGGCGAAAGAGGAGCGTTACAGGTATCCGTCCGAGTATGTTGTGGTAGGTTAG
- a CDS encoding DUF342 domain-containing protein, with protein sequence MSSVDDLIRSIERKDDGHFLIENRNDRAWICIHAPGPGGAPVRKADVLARLKLFGIEDYDLKGLEELLLVPDGNWHELGTWKEPESQDARFSLELAADKKSATLTVEGPIFRGRWLDRGELDAAILSAGIRAGVDDGLLEAIASRSLDELKEKGPFRKSYTIARSVDPIPPTNGSIKFYYDPHPRARPALLGDSPNARVDFKKLGIIQTCEKDQLLAELLDPVEGRPGLDVSGNPVYGEKPATARLEAGRNAVLKEKKLYSQSTGQVIIRYDEEKNYAKIEVVEVLDVERIDYGTGHVDFPGTVVVHDTVADGFQVRARGDIIVERTVSSAFLQAEGDIVLMGGAVGRGAGFIEAGHDVYAKFVQETTVSAGHGIYIEEAAMHSRLMAGVEILLDGGRGDLIGGSTLSGKLLVANRIGSKAEPETRLTLGIDPETFRRLRELEQEIDRNRTTLQKIQQHRRHIDEARRRGPSTSQQDSTYDKLVSLENKFLEIIANLDRQRETIQAAITPDRQAEILYRDTVYPNVEVSFGYGIRKYRIDRRPVALPGRFALDPVENKILHSFE encoded by the coding sequence ATGTCATCCGTCGACGATCTGATTCGCAGCATTGAAAGGAAGGACGACGGTCACTTCCTCATCGAGAACCGGAACGACAGAGCGTGGATCTGCATCCACGCGCCCGGTCCGGGAGGAGCGCCCGTGCGCAAGGCCGACGTGCTTGCCCGGCTCAAGCTTTTTGGAATCGAAGACTATGATCTGAAAGGTCTGGAAGAGCTGCTTCTTGTGCCAGACGGCAACTGGCACGAGCTCGGAACCTGGAAAGAGCCCGAGTCGCAGGATGCTCGCTTCTCGCTTGAGCTCGCCGCCGATAAAAAAAGCGCCACGTTAACCGTAGAGGGCCCGATCTTTCGCGGACGCTGGCTTGACCGCGGCGAACTTGATGCGGCCATTCTTTCTGCGGGTATTCGAGCGGGCGTCGATGATGGTCTTCTCGAAGCCATCGCCTCGCGATCGCTCGACGAGCTGAAAGAGAAGGGTCCGTTTCGAAAGAGTTATACGATTGCACGATCGGTCGATCCCATCCCCCCCACAAACGGCAGCATTAAGTTTTATTATGATCCACATCCCCGGGCGCGACCCGCTCTGCTCGGTGATTCGCCCAACGCCCGCGTGGATTTTAAGAAGCTCGGTATTATACAGACTTGCGAGAAGGACCAGCTGCTTGCCGAGCTGCTGGATCCGGTCGAAGGGAGGCCCGGACTCGACGTTTCGGGCAACCCCGTATACGGTGAAAAGCCTGCAACAGCACGCCTTGAGGCCGGTCGCAACGCCGTTCTGAAAGAGAAGAAGTTATACTCGCAGTCGACGGGGCAGGTGATCATCCGATACGACGAAGAGAAGAACTACGCGAAGATCGAGGTCGTCGAGGTGCTCGATGTGGAGCGCATCGACTACGGAACGGGGCATGTGGATTTTCCAGGCACGGTCGTCGTTCATGATACGGTCGCCGACGGGTTTCAGGTGAGAGCCCGCGGCGATATCATCGTCGAGCGCACGGTTTCGAGCGCCTTTTTACAGGCCGAAGGCGATATCGTGCTTATGGGCGGAGCGGTCGGTCGCGGAGCGGGCTTTATCGAAGCGGGGCATGACGTCTATGCTAAGTTCGTGCAGGAGACGACCGTATCGGCCGGGCATGGCATCTATATCGAAGAGGCGGCCATGCATTCGCGACTCATGGCCGGCGTGGAGATCCTGCTTGATGGCGGTCGGGGCGATCTGATCGGAGGATCGACTCTTTCGGGCAAGCTGCTTGTGGCCAATCGTATCGGCTCGAAGGCCGAACCCGAAACGCGGCTGACGCTCGGCATCGATCCCGAGACCTTCCGGCGGCTTCGCGAACTGGAGCAGGAGATCGATCGGAATCGCACGACGTTACAGAAGATCCAGCAGCACCGCCGGCATATCGACGAGGCGCGCCGTCGCGGACCGTCTACAAGCCAGCAGGATTCGACCTACGACAAGCTTGTTTCGCTTGAGAATAAGTTTCTCGAAATCATCGCCAACCTCGACCGGCAGCGCGAGACGATACAGGCGGCCATCACGCCCGATCGTCAGGCCGAGATCCTTTATCGCGATACGGTGTATCCGAACGTCGAGGTCTCGTTCGGGTACGGTATTCGCAAATACCGCATCGATCGTCGCCCCGTAGCGTTACCCGGACGCTTTGCCCTTGATCCCGTCGAGAATAAGATCCTGCACAGCTTTGAGTAG